In Puntigrus tetrazona isolate hp1 chromosome 15, ASM1883169v1, whole genome shotgun sequence, the DNA window TATCTGCTCTCAGGGTGTTCTCTGGACACAGAAGATCATATGCTAAATAGCTAGCATAGctactaataaatattttcctACAAATTCAACTTAGCTTAAAGTAGCTCTTTATCCTCCTACAGCTTATTTCCATCACTGATGAAAAATGTTGAACACTAATTACATCACATTTCTTCATTCACACGTCCTTGATCTCCTAAGATCTCCATCCGTCATCAGTCCTGCTCTGGTTTACTGTACGGTCATTTACTTGCAGAACGACGGCTATAAACCAAAACACAGTCATAGTACAGTAACTAATAGTCAAGGATGTACTCAAATTTGATTTGATAAACAATCACACTCAGCGGCACTATCTTTGAAAAATGAAAGTCTGAAAAACCTTTATGTACTACGATTTGTTCATTATTACACTAAAAGAGAGTATGAGGAAGTGGCCATTGAAGTGTACATCAGCAGTCCCTGTCAGCAAACGTCTTTCAGTCTTTTACTAATGACACCACGGATCGCATTTCAGTAAATGAGAGCAATTGCTGTGAGAAACATGATCCCTCATGAATCTGGCTGGCCAACTTGACTCTGTTCCAGTGTATTTTATGGCATAATGCTCCAGTAATCACATTTGACCAATTGGACATTAGCTCTGTTTATGAGAAGTGAATATCGACTGGAGCCTCACAAGCAAACTTTGGTAAATGTATACTGCACAGTCATTCTGCCTTTTCTAGACCCGTAATACGATTATTCTCCATTTGCACATAAAACCGATTCTGTACAGCACACTTTTCTGTAAAGACCTTACATGGTGCCACAAACGTGAATACATAAGATACAGACATAGAAAGACATTAGCCTATTTTAATGAGGTTTCACTGAGGCATTTTTGAGGCTGTATCAGTCGTTCTGTACTAAATTACTGTTATAACTTTGATCATATTGTCCGAATTTTCCACCTGCTTTTACGAGGAATGGTTCTTGTGCCTAGCACAAATAATTATGAGCAACAATAAACAGATACCCATCTGTAATTAGAAGACGCTTCAGAAAACAACAGCCGTATCTGTATTACTCAGTCCTTACTAATCTCGTTACTCCGTAACACGACCTGTATAATCTCAACAGGCATTTGCTGTGTTCTTCGTGCGAGAGCATCAGGAGGGCTGTTTAGTTTGAGTTGGTTCTGGCTATAATGACTCCATTGAAACCCACAGAGAAACAGTgccatgcatttttaatcaggTGGCTTCTGAGGTCGCGTGCTCCACTCCGAGGATGTGAATTATGAGCCACGGTGGGATGAAAACTGAACCGATCCGACGGAAAGACAATGACATTACCTCACGACGGGAAGAGagtgattttattacattattacactGTCGTTTTCAATTCCAATAAGTGAGTGCCAGAACTCTTCTCTCGCCCGGCATTGTCCCTGCATGAGAAGAGAAATATCTCAGCACCTTCACTGAAGCTCTTGATGGTAGAAGCATGAGAACGCGGACGTTGCTGAGCGTTGCGTCGGGGTTTATGGGCTTCTCCTGCAAGGCTGTGAGGAGATGTGCCGAGATCCGCTGCGATGAAGACCAGCGGTGCTGCACCCagaacagcagcagcatcaCGTCCGTCCGCCAGCTCCCGCTGCACACCTTCCTGGACAACCTGGAGTGGACGGTCCGTAAGCTGTCGGGACTGCTGATTCTGCTCTTGCTCTTCGTGGTGGGTTATTTCATTCAGCGTGTCGTATGTCCGCGTCCCCGCCGCCAGACGCCCGAGGAGCCGGCCCTTCTGCACGGACACGCGTCCCAGGACTCCCTCGCCGGGGACTTCGGCTCCCCGGGGCCGCTGCTTCCCACGTACGAGGAGGTCAATTATCTGCCCACATACGAGGAGATCATGATGGAGGTGAATGGAGACCATCTGGACTCGAACACGGGAGCGGTGGAGGAAAGACGAGCAGCACTGCAGACGTCTAGAAGACCCATAAACTCTCTGTAATCCACTCCCTGTGTGTCTTTAGGAGCTCTAGACTCCTCAAGACATTTTCAGGTTTGGCTCTTACAGTAAGTATCTCGAACTAACCAGACTTAGTGCAAATTGTGTGCAAAAATGCGTTTAGTCTTCTTAAACATTGTTGATTATAATTCTTCATTGAATTGCTGCTCTTTTTGTGCTTGAGAAACCGATGGACTGCTCAGATCAAACCGAACGGGAGATCTCACAAACTTGAAAGCGTTTTAAGAGtgactttgttttaaaaagcacagtTTATAAGACTGCTACAGATTTTAACGTTCATTTGAAGTGTTATAAATGCAATCCAGCCGATTTCAGTTTCAGCCTTAGACATTTAATGTCTCCGTTAACActtaaaaaatttccttttaaagaaaaaaaaatcatacaatgTGATTTGTGGTAAAACGTATGGTTCGTAACTCAAGTAAGTATAAAGCTGCTTAAACCCTAAATCTCAGCGGTGATGGGTGTGGGCAGGTCCTCGCGTGGAAATCATACAGATTCGTTGGTAATACGCCAAAACCCCAAAATATGCTGAAACTGTCACGAGACGGCCGGCCTAACTCACCATCAACAGATGAAGAACACACCGTTCAGTGCATTTCAgctgctttttgtgtgtgttgaggtCAGCAACAAAGacataaagtgaaaaataaaagtttatttacataaagtccagagtctgtattttttttttgcatgttctgactctttttaatgaatgcagaATCAGTTCTGTGCACGTGAGAGTAAACACATCCAAAACCTTTCTAAGCTTTTTAAAcgagtcaaaaaaaaatatcaacataaaaatgttcataaagaCAAACTTTATCTAGATATTACAATGAAAAATGCCAAAAAGGAGCATATATTGGATATTGGTTATAAACATCAAGGGTATTTTGGCCACTAAAGGGACTCACCAAAGATAAAAGAAACTTCAGACCCTGGAGATGAAGCAAACCAGATATTAataacagtataataataatagcaatatgGACAGTCAGACATGTTCAggagattaaaatgtaaaagatttaATGGAACGACGCTGCTGGATCGGCTCTGGAGAAACTCCTCCACAAACAGGACACAGTTCCCGGGAGGTCTCTGATGAAACCCACCTCTTCTTGGAAGTTGGCAAAGCGCTATGGAGACCGAGCGGTCGGGATATCCTGAATGAAGCACTGAACTTCAGGGACATCAGTACAAGTTAGCATGGGAGAGGGTTTAATGTTTGTCCGGAGCTCATGGATATCATCCAGGGTCTCGTGATACGAGGGAAGACGGGGGTAAGGTCGACGTGAGGAAGACTGGCGCTAATTCCTGTCTGCACGCTAGGTGTGTTGTGTATGGATTTAACATCATCTGCTgcaatacattacatttaaataaataaaagttcagAAACACAAACTATCTATAATGCCTATAAGAATACATCCTAAAggtacatttgaaaaataattaaaacccaCTTCACGCCTCCTGATTGTGATCTATAGATGACTTTGATTATATGATAGGCAGATGtgcagtttttatgttttatacactacactgtttataattagtcataaacattttttaaagttataaaaatacaatgaacTGTTTTTGCGCACCACAAATAATCATGGAGTGAAGCAGCAGAACAACTCTAGATGAATTCATATTACACTGCATTGTGATGAAGACTGGATTATCTGACAGAGACTAAACTACAAAAGAGTCTCTGTAGAAGTGTTTAGTTCCAGTGCACTGGATCACTCAGAATGTTAGGAGGAAACAGCTACTGACCAAAGcaagttttatttcaaatatgcatttattgaaaaaaacataaatcaagcTTTTCATTCCTGATACAAAATCTTCTCTGATGTGATATAAATAACAGCTGAACTAGAAGTGATGCCTGTCAATAAAGTGATGTGCATCAGAAAAAAGAGGCTAAGACATGAATTGATATGAGTAGTGTAGAGTAGTGTAGAGTAGTGTAGAGTAGTGTAGAGGAGTCTCACAGGTTTATCTGCGGATGGACACGCTGCTTCTGACCGATGAGTTGGCTGCTTTTTCCCGCTCCGTAGCAAACTCCATTTCAATTTTCGCCTGGATTTTCTCCCAGTCCACTTCCACCTGAACGTGAGCAGGAGAGACATtaaaaactgtcaaataaaTCAGAAACAATAAAAGTCCTATACAGAGGAAAGATTACTTCTATTTAAACAGTGCTACAGATCCATTAAAGTAAACATGTCTTACTCCCTCAGAATACTGCAGGAATCTCTTGTTGGTTTCCTGCTTCCCAAAGTCCTGCAGGAATTTCTGTCTGTGAGCGAGCACCGTGTCCACGTGAGTTTTGTACTTCACCGCCAACTCCAGAGCCCTGCGGAGAGACAGACGTGAGTTTGACCCCTTCCGGTCAGATCCCTGCACTCCACCTCTGGTCCCGGGGAGCTTAGCTAGACCCAGACCAGACCCAGACCAGACCCAGACCAGACCCAGACCAGACCCAGACCTTCTTGCTGTCCTTGTGCTGAGCTAGGAGCTTGTGTCTCTGCCACTTCACAACAATAACGTTAAAGGCaaagagaaaattattttttccccaGATGATGAATACAAACATCGATCGGCAGACAGAATCCACTCAGCTCTGAGGAGCTTGAGAACTTACAGAACTTGCTTCGAACGACCAGTCGATATCGTTCACTGGCGTGGACGCTAGtatcattatctttatagttgAAGGGACCTTAAGACTAAAGCTGAAGGCAGGGGACAGAATGCCCAGCAGGCTCGCACCTGTCCCAGTTGTAGAGGTTGATGTGAATCTGGATGGCGTGGTAATTGAGGTTGGCCTGCAGCAGCGTGGCCTCGGCCTCCTGAACATGTCCACTGAAGAGCAGCGTGTGAGCCAGACTCGAGTCTCTTGACGGCAGGTCCTTGATGAAGTTGATGTACTGCACCTTGTCGATCTACGAGAGACAAAGACGGGTGGTAAAACCGAGGCGGAGGGGTGCTGTGAGATGTTCTCGTGGCTGATTCACCTCTCCTACGGCGGCATACGCCGCCTCCGCTGTGCTCAGCTCCCTGCTGGCCATCGCCAGACCGGCCAGACACGACCAGAGCGTCTGATCCTGTAAGACAGGGACATTTCACAATGTGATTAATAAAGTTCAGCTATTGACCCTCATCAGGTCTGTGGAGAGTAACTGAAGCCTCCACGCTAAACCGTGGCTCATGTGAGAACTTGTCCTGGTCTTCATCCGTCTCAAGCATTATTTACTGATGAACTACTGCTTATGCTTTAATGGCAAAGAACTTGGTTTAGTAAAAC includes these proteins:
- the LOC122359395 gene encoding uncharacterized membrane protein C3orf80 yields the protein MRTRTLLSVASGFMGFSCKAVRRCAEIRCDEDQRCCTQNSSSITSVRQLPLHTFLDNLEWTVRKLSGLLILLLLFVVGYFIQRVVCPRPRRQTPEEPALLHGHASQDSLAGDFGSPGPLLPTYEEVNYLPTYEEIMMEVNGDHLDSNTGAVEERRAALQTSRRPINSL